CCCGGAGCTGGGTCCAGCGGCTCGTCATCCGCGGCCGACGCCGCGAACTCGGACTCGGCGCCGCCACGCTCGTCCCGCTCGCCAAGGCCCGCGAGCGGGCCCTCGCCAACCGCGTACTGGCCCGGTCCGGTGGAGACTCGCTCGCCGACAAGCGCCGTGTCCAGGGAGTGCCTACGTTCGCCGAAGCGGCCCGACGTGTCCTCGAACAGAAGCGCGGCGGCTGGCGGGGCCGGCACCACGTGCACAACTGGTGGCAAGGCCTGGAACGGTACGTCCTCCCCCGCGTCGGCAGCCGGCCCGTCTCCGAGGTCAACACGGCCGACGTGCTGGAGATCCTCTCGCCGATCTGGCACGTCAAGGCGGCGACGGCCAGGGAGGTCCGCCAGCGCATCCGCGCGGTGCTGGAGTGGGCCATCGCCTCAACATGCGGAACGACAACCCGTGCGACCGGGTGGTGCCGGTGCTCGGTCCGCAGAACGACATCGTGACGCACCGGCAGGCGCTGCCCCGCCAGGACGTGGCCGCCGCCATCGAGACGGTGCGAACGTCGCAGTCCGGGCAGCCCGCCGTCAAGCTGGCGTTCGAGTTTCTCGTGCTCACGGCCACTCGGTCGGGGGAGGTCAGGCTCGCCACTTGGGAGGAGATGGACACGGCCGGGCGCGTGTGGTCCGTGCCGGCCCTACGGATGAAGGCGAAGCGGGAGCACCGCGTCGATTGGGCCGAGTACCTGGCGGCAGGCCGGAAGACTCGCGCCGTTGAGGTCGAGGACCTTGCGCGCCGGCTCACCAGTCGCCTCATGCTCGCTCCTGCACGATCGGTCTCTCGCGGCGTCAGCGCCCCAGCGCGACGACGACCCGGGCGGAGAGCTTCGGCCGGAAGACGACGTAGCCACCGCCCGCCAGGATTGGCAAGTCAGCCGCCAGACGCAGCGTGAATCGCCGCCAGACGTTCACGTCCACGCCCATCCCGGGCTGCACGACGAACCCGGCGTTGCGCTCTTCGTCGAACTCCGGGTACGGCACGTAGAGG
This window of the Acidobacteriota bacterium genome carries:
- a CDS encoding DUF4102 domain-containing protein, which gives rise to MIIPHTLQVSRRQRTPSGTRSWVQRLVIRGRRRELGLGAATLVPLAKARERALANRVLARSGGDSLADKRRVQGVPTFAEAARRVLEQKRGGWRGRHHVHNWWQGLERYVLPRVGSRPVSEVNTADVLEILSPIWHVKAATAREVRQRIRAVLEWAIASTCGTTTRATGWCRCSVRRTTS